Part of the Citrus sinensis cultivar Valencia sweet orange chromosome 2, DVS_A1.0, whole genome shotgun sequence genome, TTTATTTGTAAGGTGTGAATGACAGGGGAAAGAGAATTGTACTATCCTTTTCGTATATAGAGATTAGAGAATCTATAAATTCGTGGTCGTTTGAAGCCACTTACTTCTCAATCatttgaaaatacaaaaatgttGTAGTCTtcatttactttctcttttctttgtcattCCGTCGCCACCAAGTGTTCAAATTTTCTGTTTTGCACTAATCCTTACGCTCCAAATTCTGCTTCAGCGTATGATGAAAACTCCAcatgttttcttaaatttgttgGTGGTGGCTTATCCCATTTcagtaattaaaaatcttcCTCATGCATCAATTCTATTATGACGCAACTCAAAtatataagtttaataaaaccGGTTGGTTCtactattaaatatttaaaagaaaaatttctcaTTAAACATGCGAAAATTCAAACCTCTTCTTACCTATGTGAAgttaagtaaatttaccaatacCACCCAACTAATAGTGTGGGATGCCTAAActattgattaaattaattggatgatatcttttctaaaagagtgatgatacaaccacaaacttttatataaatttatcttgtacaaactgacgtggtattaattcattggttgaataaaaatataaaataataaaaataaatcatgtgggctaagtgatatttaattcaactaatgaattaataccacgtcagtttgtacaaaataaatttgtacaagaatttgtgattctatcattactctttccaaaatataaatttactcGACACTTAAACATTTCTCTAATAGGGAATTATGAAATTAGTACGAACTTTGAAATCTTAGATTACATCTgataaaacttaattattcCAATAACATCTATTTATTAACCCtgataaagtatttaattcaCTAAAAAATAGATGCTATGAAAGCATTTCTTGGTGCTATAAGATGCTTCATGATGAAGCATCAAGCAAAACAGCTGATCCAATATTTAAAGGTAAGCTTTACCAAAGCAGTAAACACGCCTTCTAATGCCTAGCTTTAATGCTTTTCATTTGCAACTTTAGACATATGATGTTTACTTGGCTTTGGAACCGTTTCCTACATTTCCGGAACAAAGCCAAGGGGCTTCAACAGCAAGAAAGGAAGGGCATCGGGCAAGTAGGCACGTGTAAAAGAACAAGCTTGATCTTGGGAcacaaaaaattttgtttgggtCCGTTTAAACAAACCTTCAATGCTTAATTCACAATCTGCAGCAACAATCAATTAATAGTGTAGCCATGATGTAAATATGCAGATATCGATCCTACTCATCTGAGCCAAGTTCATCTCTTCTTAATGTGGCTTGACAACTGTTATTCATTCTTGTCGTCATGGACAGGCGTTCATCTATTCTTGATGTGGCTTGACAACTGTTCTTCATTCTTGTCGTCATGGACAGGCCTTGCGCGTGTATGATAATGAATAGATGTTCTGAAATTCCACATCAAGATACACTACAACGTACATATTTACATAAATAATCCAGTTCACACAAACTGATAGAACAAGTACAACAACATGGCCTAAAGGGTTTCCCAGTTTCCCTGGTCAGCTACCGACAGCAGGCCCAAAGTACATGCAAACGGGTGGATTGACCCTGAAAATTGAGAGGATTGCAGATGGTATTGTCCAAATACCATCCCCACATATTAGACCCGATGCAACTGCCCCTGCATAATCCTCAGAATCCTTTCGATTGACTAGCTCCCATATGAATAATATCACCGTCCCAACAAACATGTCAATTGCAAAGTACGCTCCAATGTAAAATGGGACTGCCATTGCCATGGGAACAGGAATGAACTGTGAGATTTTTGTCGGAGTTGCATCCCTTAGAAGATTTATAACCAGAGCAGCCACGAAAAACCCACAACATAAGGCCAGGCAGTGCTTGGGAAGCTCCGAAAATCCTTCGATGCCGAGAATGGCCATTTCTCTGAATATGACAGCATATGGTGCTTTGTACGGACCATCAGGTGACCCAATGTCAAAAGCAGTCCAGTACATCCAGAATGTGAGTGGGGCTATGACACAACCCATGGCTGTTCCTAGCAACTGGCTAACAAACATAGACTTGGCTGATGACAGAGTGAGGTATCCTGTCTTAAAATCCTGCATAAGATCAGCTGCAGTGGAGACAATGGACATCATAACCCCACAAGCTGCTAACCCAGCAATAACCCCACCATCGGTGCCAACCAGAGATGCAATGATGAAAAGGCCAATCTTTCCATAAGTTGAAGCCAAGTTCCAGTCTGTAAGTCCCGTGCCATAAGAGTTGCAGAAGGCTAGAGCTGGGGCAATAAGGTATGAGCAGAGAACTAAGTACCACTTGAGAGGTGGAAAGATGGTGGGAATTGTTGCTGTTGATATAGCTGCCAGACCCACATATCCAGAAGCAGCAAACCAGGTAGGTATCCCGTCTTTTAGAAACacaatctctctttttttctgcTCCAGAAGCAATTTGGAAGTCTCAGTATCTGCCAAAGCATATGCAAGCATAATGATTATCTGTTTTAACTTCTGAACAAATATCAACAACAGAAATCTAACACAATTAAACAATCAAATTGGTTGAATCAGGCAGAAGTTTtgtttgggaaaaaaaaaaattataactggCTGTCAGAAGCTGAAACACTGGGTGCAAATGGTGAGCAGAACTATCTACCAAAATTCACAGATTCATCAAGATTTCACAGATAACGAAGGAACATGTATCCCCACCTTGAATGTCATTGACAAATGGAAGTTTGCTATCTTTGGTGCTTCTGTTCCACATTTCCTTAACAGTTATAGTGATTATCTTTATCAGATTGTAAAGACCATCCCCAAGGATAAGGGAAATAGCTATGAATacctgcaaaaaaaaaaaaaaacaattgcagAAAAAGTAGCTTTAGAGCAGCCAAACAAGAGGAGACTGCTTTGCCAATGCAGAAGTGCAAGAAATAGAGAGATCCAAAACAGAGTAAATGCTTACAGACAATGAAAAAGCAACCtaggaaaaagtaaaatacaCATAAACAGTAACAGAATTGGATTAGAGGCAATGAAAATGTCTGATTCACCTTACCTTATACCCATAAAGACCTTTAAAATCATTGCTACCAAGGTCAGCTGGATACCAGTCACCAGCATGTTGGGAGATGAAGGGCCAAAGAAAACCCCATGATATGATGGCCCCAAGAAGAACTGAACAGTTGACAATGTGAGGGCAAATAAGACCGCATCCAACATAAGTTGGACTGAAGTCAAAATAAAAcctgtatttaaaaaaaagcaacAATATTTAGAATCCCAGGACATCACCAAATAGATAAGATATGCACAAATTTTGACTAATTCACCAGAGAATGAATATTTGAAAGATAATACAAACAACACTTGAGGTAATGGgtatactctctctctctctctctcttatttattttactaaagaACAGTTTTTCTTCATATGGTACCCATATCTGAGTACAGATATTCCATATGAAAACAAATAGACATTTAGGCTAGATCACATTGCTACTGTATCACATAATGGAGTGAAAATTGAGCAAAATAGgacaaagaagaaacaaacaaaggTAATATGAATATGCAATAATagcacaaatgaaatatagagagagagagaagtgtGAGGAAAGTAAACCAAATAGATCCTTACGTGTTTTTAAATAGAGTCAAACCAAAGCTCGGAAAATTATCAAATCCACATGAATTCCCAACACCACTGAAGAACCACTTAAAGCAGCTCCAGAAAAAACTTATGCTCAAATATTTTCCAAGGCACCTGACTTGCTTCCTGAAATAACAAAAGAGTAGTAATTAGGAAGAAAgcaatcattttatttttctctttattttaagGTTCGGTAGGTGGTGAGAGAAGGCTTCAACTTTCCAATAAACATACAACATACCGAAGACTATAACAAACACAACTAAGGGGAAAGTAAGAAGCCATCAATAATTAGCGGGCACtactttttgaaaattgataaatatcaTGGACTTCCTGTAAGCAAGGATTGTGACACACATTAAAAATTCTTCTTAACTGGACCCTACAAAGTCATTCAATGATCCTTGCAGCCGGACATAACTATTTTAGTAACTATCCCCCATAGTTTTACATAAATTGGAAGTATATCACGacctaaaaaataatgaagagcATCATGTGAGTAACAAATACCCGGCAAGCTCTGCTCCAGTGTTGGTGTGAAAGCTATTAATTAACATTGCCGTGGCTGTTCCACTGGGATATGTAAGTTTATAATCCAAGATCATAACCTGATACAACACCGATGAAAAGAATGAGAAGTTAATACCCAAGAGGATAAAAAGGCCAATCATGGTGGTGAATCAACATGCTGAGACTGTAATAACATGTTTAAACGGTACTAATATACCaaaatttatccaatttcaatttcttataATAGTTAAAATCAGTTACAACATTTCCCAGGGTAAAAATCCTTTTCACCCAACAAGTCTAATATCATGGgtataaacaaagaaaagaatagaATAAACTAGATTAAGTCAAACATAGCaggaaataattataattaaatgattGAAAAAGTATGCATGACTGAGTGTATGACTTCCAGAATACAAACAGCTAACAAACTGGACTTCCACTTCAATCCAAACTTATGTTTAGCATTTATAAAAGCATTTTACCATGGTAAGCACTACTAGCAACACTAACGGTGTTGATAATGAAAGTGACAGTGGAAACTACCTTACGGAGTGGAACAAGACTGAAAAGTCCAAGGAAACTGACAACTACTACAAAACCAATCATCCAACCCAACCCTGGGTTCTTGACATCTTCTGCCCGGTTACCAGGGTAATCAGCACCAATTAGTTGATATGTTCTTTCATCCATTGCAAGCAAAGATGAACCGAATCCCCCTGATGGAAGTTGCGTATCCATAATCACATCAAACTCAAGAAGTTcaataaccaaaaatataaaatgcaaaCAAAAAGACATAGGGTCCATTGAGCCATAGCCCTAACGTGTTTAACACTTGAGGCTGCAACTTGGAAGTTAAGAATGATTTTACCCTTCAgttgtttgatgaaaaactcatattatttttactatttttgttaaaattattaattgaaaatccTATTTACCAAAAACTATCGCCTTTTATTTCACAAGTTGAGCTTCTGTTTCACAGCAGTTGCGGCTTGTAAGCCACAGAATCAATTCCTCGAATCGGTCAACGAGTAAACAGATAGAGAAACTCGCGGGTGCATTAAGAAGTACTTTTTTGTCCAAAATGTTTGAAGAGGTACAATTCTACAAGAGCATCTAAAGTCGTTTTCCACTATACGATCTTAAAGCTCCATCTCAAGAAGCACCAATCAAAGACTCCCCTTTTATGACTTTTTTGAGAATCAAACGCAAGTACAAACACCGGTAaatgattaattgattaataaacacatattaATTGACTAATCATTACCGCTAAAAGCGAGGCCATAACAAGCTACCACACAAGTTTGAATGACGGTGTTCTCTTGTCTCGTAAAAGGCTTAATCGAAAACCCTAGCTTCGACAAGAAGCTCGTCCACGACTTCACGAGGAAGAAGCCTAACAGTCCCGCGGCAACGTTGAGCGACGGAATAATTCCGACCGTCAGATTGAGCTTGTGCGTGATGATGCAGAAGAGCGTCCCCATAATCGCGCTCGCCACCAGCCCTCTGATCGTTATCTGATCCTTCCATTCCGGAATCGGCTGATCCGCTTCCTCCTCCTCGTCATTAACGGCCGCGATCTTCTCAATCAACGGCTCTGACACTTCTACTTCGGTTCCCATGATTTGAAGATTCCGTTTTGGTTTCTCCTTCTAAATGTTACGACTGTTCGAGGGTATACTACCGGCGGATACACGTGTTTTTAGGAATGCTATGGGATTTGCGTTTTTGCAAATAAGGGCATATTTGTTCTATTTTTAACAAATGGGTCCCTAACCCCTAAATAATTTGATCCTTTCAGCTTCAGACAGACGGCAGACCAATTTCTTCACGGCATAAAATATGTGAAAGTACGTACAATTAAGCATTAATACGTTATTGCTCCCCTTTGCATTGGGGTGTGGTGTGTGGATGAGACAGCCAGCAAGCTCTCTAGATGATTGCGTTGAGCACTTCGATGTAAAATACCGACCTTTTAGTTAGCTGGTCGAGTGAGAGTTTGACACGTGTTACCCGCGGGAATTGCAGTGATCAGTTTTCGTCGTTTTTACAGTTATTCGATTATGCCTTTGTGGCAATGGGACGCAGCCAAGTAGAagtaatgttttttttttttaattcaaattataaataattctgATATTTTTATCTTGAGTAATAATGCTATCTACttcaggaaaaaaagaaagtgcaataatgttatcaattattgtaaaaaaaaataatattatcaattgaaataatagatatatatatatttttatggtcAACAtagcaaaaaatataaaaaaaaaatactagcATTCTAGGTGATATTACTCATCACGATGCGGAGCAGTTGACCAAACCAAGAGAATTTTCAAGCAAATGGTCCTATCAATTCAtcaaatgaatattttgagAACCATAAAATGCCAACGTTTATTTCTAGAATTTTGGTGGGTGTAATTGcaatgttttttaaaatcgATCTAAGGTAGACAATTATTTGTCATTTGCTCACTGGTATTCCGTATTCATGTTGAGGgcataaatttgaatttatatataGTTCACTTTCACCCTTTGATAAAGGTAAATTTCTTTTCGTATATTAGTGGGACtagtttttgaaattaatactTAATGCTCCTGCGTAGATTTCGGTTTGAcagttaaattgaaaatatttttctatgaAAGATACCGATTCAAAAGGGCACCTTCGTCAGTTGGGTTTCCAGGATGGTTACAATTGGGCATACATTTAGGTTCAATAATGGGCCTGCCTCCAAGACAACTTATCTAGACAATTTCGATTGAGAAAACGAGAACTTAAAATAGGGCTATTTTCAGAAACTTCCTCTGAAGTTTGATATAATTACACTTAGATGGCGAGTTTGATTGTATTCTCACTTAGCTCTCCTGCCGTTAGTATACATACGGTTTGACCATTAGTtgacttataaaattattaaaatatccaaGCCACTTAAACCAAGCCCAAGATTTTGCGCCAACAACTTCATACGGGTGCTTTTACCAATGAGTGTGTTTATAGACAAAAATAGGGTACCATACATTTACCTCATCTTCTCTCCAAATTCAACCTAGGTCTTGACTTTTCCGGCAACAATCGACGGTGGGTGGATGGGCTTTTGACAGCAAGTTGATCTCCGGCAGCACGTGGCTCTACCTCCGCCATTTTGGCCGCAATATTTCTCCCTAGTTACTGGTAATCTTAGCTATGCTTATATTGCAAACTCCTTTTGTTTCtcattttaacataaaaaaaaatcaccatgttcattttcatgttcatgtgcttttttaaaaaattttttgtgaGAAAGTCTATCTTTAATACGAATGAATCTCTCTCGTCTTTCCCCATCACCTTTCTCTCTCTGGAAAGGCTTTTTCCTCACTccattatcttttaaaaaacatGTAGAGACAAGAGCAATTAAGTAAAATACACatatattgttgtttttaatgtataatataaagtaataaaatattgtttttgtatttcatatataaataaataaatattatgacacaaaaaagcaaaaatagaTTGCTCTCCCCATTTTGGCCgcattttccaaaaatcatTACAGCTCTTGGTACTATGACTCTCCTCCGTCTATATATTCTTCACACAGTACACAATACTTGCTTCCCCCCATTCTCCATTAATCagttaatttatatgattttaatatttgttttttttttaattttacaggaaaggaataaacattttttcatGCCCATTTGCTCTCTCAACTAATTACTACTGTAAGTACTCAATATTTAAACTAAAAAGTTGAATTGAACCAATCTCTTCCTtccttttatataaataatttttcttttacttttttaaccatatttatttataccgAAATGAAATGAAACGATATTGATAGATGAGTGTAAGATTGATTAATGATAGATGAGTGTATAAATGATTATAGATGAGTATTAGGATTGATTGTAgtgtaaatataaaaaacggtttaattaaattggtagGTAAAAAATGGCATATGAGGTGTTCGACAAAATGCCTATTAGGGTTTGTTTGTCTAATTTTAAGTAGATTAAGTAGAATGGCACATTAATGCGAAGACAAATTTTGTAAGCTCATCATGTAGCACGACAAATCTGTGAGAAAGGGTTTAAAACGACATTTACCAATTCTGCAAAATCACGCACGTGACAGGGCCCATTGAGCGTGAGAGGGGCACAGAAACGTGTGCGCGACGGGCGCTAAAACGCGCGTGCGACGGGCACTGAAACGTGCGCGCGACGAGCGCAGTAATGCACGCGTGACAAGCACTCGTCGCGCGGGCAACAAGTGTTGaatgttagaaaatgtatatttataaaagagaaaatcgtcattttacacttcaagttttactaacacccttacttttatgtatttaaacttcttgtcatttaattatgtgtgttgtattataattaagtattttaggggtatcatagttatttcacaatgaacgagagatcagacggcaaaacgaacatcacttttgaactcaggacggttgaaaaccttaggaggagcataaaagaaaaaatgacactgttcacacgtacagtactattcacatgtacggtaatGTCTACATTACTGTTCatgatactattcacatagacggatcgatgacgtggcattaatcgatgatgtggcattgactgatgaggtgtcacgatcttgttggactaaaattcttatgcactgttgatcgatgacgtggcagcatatcagtggaccaaaaatctcgcgtacaaTACATGCgttacacaggattattttcaaccaaaccgcgtcactgttcaagccgggtcaaaccgtattactgttcaaaccgcgtggtcaaaccgcgtactgttgactgatgacgtggtgcaatcctgagcgtccgaaatatttttgatccgatggtcatgatttactcaatgtatctataaaaagggggctctcccccctaatttgatatctctgaatccatttttggactccattttctgtaattccttctccatctattattttctacgtattttaataaatttccattttgcccttagttcaattatgagtagctaattttctttcaagcttgggttgaatgtgaagtctcaacatatgtcatgggctttatttggtaaatttactttttcttcccctctaatttttgtggatgatttgacttttcgttgacaaataatactaatcttgtctaaaTATTGCCTTAGTTTCACCGACTCTCTaatacaaggttattattatttggcacgataagcccttaacatcatattgattagagtgtggttcatgaggtgtggatacccccctcatgatttaattggcactaataagaaatatttagcccatggtgcatgttgatatggATCCAAATACCCAAGCGCTACAATTATTATAgtttccactttaatttaattctgccatttcaattcaaatattaggatattccaaatcatctttaccataaatccaattacccttatagaaaattaattctacatataattaaaatctacctcctcgtgggatcgacactcgtcaccattaatctgttctataatagattcgtgcacttacgagtttaataaaatttgcacaacaacaaGCACTCGTCGCGCGCGCAACGAGCGCAGTAATGTGCGCGCAACGAGTTCTATCGCACACGCGACAAGCGACCATTGCGCGAGCTTTGTTGCGCTGTCGCGCGCATCGCATTTTATGTGCCCATTGCGCGCGTGACATGCggccatttatttttaatttttggtttaaGTTTCTTCTAAAGGAACATGAGGTGATGGATTTTAATGgtagtatttttatttgtcgCATGAAGTGTGACAAGCTTGTCATACAAAATTGTAGAAAGAtgtttatgtgtttatttgtaatattttgagctatgattttgattaatgaataaaaaattggatttGTAGATATAATGGCCAAGAAGCAGTGGTCTAAGCGTAATCCACCCGGTCCAAGAAAGGAACTAGGCAAGATGAAGATTCCGGCATCGGAACATTTCCCCGGGCGTATTACAAATACCTCTAAATTTGGAAATATCATGGAAACCATCAAGAGGAAGTTGACAAGACAACAATTAAGATTATTCAAGAAAGACGTTTTTGGCCAGTTCGCAAAGATGGATGCCTATGTCTTCAGTGGCGCAATTGTGCACAACGTATTACTTAGGCAAGTAGTACATGATAAGCATGATGAAGATTAGAtgtggtttgaattttgtggCCAATTAGCACGATTATCGATCGGTGAGTGGTGTTTAGTTACTGGACTTAAGTATGGTGTATACGACATACACGGAAAAGCAAAGGTTGAGGTACAACACATGTTACGTGATTTGTACTTTGATGGTGATCTAGGAGCGAACCTTAAAGAATTTGACGCAAGATTTGAGGATTTGAACTTTAATGACATGGACGATGTTGATGCGCTAAAGATCGCGCTGTATTATTTTGCAGATTGAGTGCTTAATGGTAGAAAAGATGAGCGTAAACCAAATTCAAAGTTGCTACACGAAGTCGATGATCTTGAGTACTTTAAAAGTCTTCTATGGGGTCGTTCCTCTTGGCAAACTGTATACGACAGTTTGGATACCGCgctgaataaaaaataagagctTTTCAAGGATTTTAGTATTAAAGAAGTGAAGTACAACATTTATGGCTTTTGTCCTGGGGTGTAGATGCGttgaaaagacaaaaagttATGCTTGTTTTGTTCTGTACTTTATAATCATTAGGGTTTTTTTGGttccaaaatttatattttcactcGGTACAAGCTTGGTTGTTCGAAGTAAGTGAAGGGTTTCTAAATGAAAAGTGGGCcatcaaaaccaaaaagaagagTCCGCGTATATTGAAGTGGGAAGGTGTTTCATCCATAAGAATATGTTTTACTGAGATGTATAAGTTTTTCAACGACAAGACTCGTATTGTAAGTATTACATATATTGTTACATTGGTTGCgaagatttattaaattatagatAGTTCGGTTTACAAGAAATTTCGATTTCTTTATGCACAGGGAGTTGTTAAACAAACTCTCAATCTAACCACGCACGAGAAGGACTCGCTATTGTGAAAAAGCGTGCAAGCTTACACAAAACGAATCCCACATTGGGTGtataatgtaataaaattattgaacttAGTTATAACGTTATGTTACCAATCTCGAACTGTTGCAagttgtataatttattttcgttATTTTCGCTGCAGCATCAACCCAACATGTGCGTGTTGCCCATCAAAGAGGACAAAAATAAGACACCAGTTGGTGATGAATATGAAGCGGATGCTGAGCCACCTGTTCACGACAAATATAAAGTCGACGACTCGCATGATGTAGAGGTTATATGctattttcaacattttaactatttatttcacGAAA contains:
- the LOC102617824 gene encoding probable metal-nicotianamine transporter YSL6, yielding MGTEVEVSEPLIEKIAAVNDEEEEADQPIPEWKDQITIRGLVASAIMGTLFCIITHKLNLTVGIIPSLNVAAGLLGFFLVKSWTSFLSKLGFSIKPFTRQENTVIQTCVVACYGLAFSGGFGSSLLAMDERTYQLIGADYPGNRAEDVKNPGLGWMIGFVVVVSFLGLFSLVPLRKVMILDYKLTYPSGTATAMLINSFHTNTGAELAGKQVRCLGKYLSISFFWSCFKWFFSGVGNSCGFDNFPSFGLTLFKNTFYFDFSPTYVGCGLICPHIVNCSVLLGAIISWGFLWPFISQHAGDWYPADLGSNDFKGLYGYKVFIAISLILGDGLYNLIKIITITVKEMWNRSTKDSKLPFVNDIQDTETSKLLLEQKKREIVFLKDGIPTWFAASGYVGLAAISTATIPTIFPPLKWYLVLCSYLIAPALAFCNSYGTGLTDWNLASTYGKIGLFIIASLVGTDGGVIAGLAACGVMMSIVSTAADLMQDFKTGYLTLSSAKSMFVSQLLGTAMGCVIAPLTFWMYWTAFDIGSPDGPYKAPYAVIFREMAILGIEGFSELPKHCLALCCGFFVAALVINLLRDATPTKISQFIPVPMAMAVPFYIGAYFAIDMFVGTVILFIWELVNRKDSEDYAGAVASGLICGDGIWTIPSAILSIFRVNPPVCMYFGPAVGS